One Paenibacillus crassostreae DNA segment encodes these proteins:
- the queA gene encoding tRNA preQ1(34) S-adenosylmethionine ribosyltransferase-isomerase QueA: MDVELYNFDLPEELIAQTPLLDRSSSRLLTLSKEKGTIEHHSFKEITGYLKSGDTLVLNDTRVIPARLFGVKEETGAKAEILLLKNLGQDRWEVLVKPGKKLKQGNVITFSDELKAVIESEGEMGARVLAFSYQGIFHEILDRLGQMPLPPYIKDKLEDRERYQTVYARHEGSAAAPTAGLHFTDELLEEIRAKGVSVAFITLHVGLGTFRPMSVEKVEDHVMHEEYYSLSQETADLLNKTHQNGGRIIAVGTTSARTLETVGQKCAGGPLKESSGWTSIFMYPGYQFKVVDALITNFHLPKSTLVMLVSALAGREHILEAYQEAVKEKYRFFSFGDAMFIY; encoded by the coding sequence ATGGATGTAGAATTATATAATTTTGATCTACCAGAAGAATTGATTGCTCAGACACCACTTCTAGATCGAAGTTCATCACGACTGCTAACGTTGAGCAAAGAAAAAGGAACAATTGAGCATCATTCCTTTAAGGAGATTACTGGTTACCTTAAGTCTGGAGATACATTGGTACTGAATGATACGCGTGTTATTCCTGCTAGACTTTTCGGAGTGAAAGAGGAAACAGGAGCTAAAGCTGAAATTCTGTTACTTAAAAATTTAGGTCAGGATCGCTGGGAAGTATTAGTGAAACCTGGCAAAAAGCTTAAGCAAGGTAATGTTATTACTTTTAGTGATGAACTTAAAGCAGTCATTGAATCTGAAGGCGAAATGGGCGCTCGAGTTCTTGCTTTTTCTTATCAAGGTATATTTCACGAGATTCTTGATCGGTTAGGTCAAATGCCACTTCCTCCATATATTAAAGATAAGCTTGAAGATCGTGAACGTTATCAAACCGTGTATGCGCGTCATGAAGGTTCAGCTGCAGCACCTACAGCAGGCCTTCATTTCACAGATGAGTTACTTGAAGAGATTCGTGCCAAAGGGGTATCCGTGGCATTCATTACTCTTCATGTAGGACTAGGGACCTTCCGTCCGATGTCTGTAGAAAAAGTAGAAGACCATGTGATGCATGAGGAGTATTATTCTTTATCACAAGAAACAGCAGATTTATTGAATAAAACTCATCAAAACGGTGGAAGAATTATTGCTGTAGGAACAACATCTGCTCGTACACTAGAAACTGTAGGACAGAAATGTGCAGGTGGACCATTGAAGGAAAGTAGTGGATGGACAAGTATTTTCATGTATCCAGGTTATCAATTTAAGGTTGTTGATGCTTTGATCACGAACTTTCATCTACCAAAGTCTACGTTGGTGATGCTTGTAAGTGCATTGGCGGGCCGAGAACATATTCTTGAAGCGTATCAAGAAGCAGTGAAAGAGAAATATCGCTTCTTTAGTTTTGGGGATGCGATGTTTATTTACTAA
- the ruvA gene encoding Holliday junction branch migration protein RuvA: MIDFLKGTVVHLENDYVVIDVRGVGYRVFCPNPFVFAKMEGELTIYIHYNVREDAILLFGFPTREEQKLFRKLIEVSGIGPKVALGILSGGNPDLVVSAIYQENITFLTKLPGIGKKTAQRMILDLKDKLDGFATNVISGGLFTVPEPQVGDGSAWSEAREGLKALGYTETELDGVWLKIKDDVTYEETVDVLMKRALKLLYAG; encoded by the coding sequence ATGATTGATTTCTTAAAAGGTACCGTTGTCCATTTAGAAAATGACTATGTAGTTATTGATGTCCGTGGTGTAGGTTATCGGGTGTTTTGTCCGAATCCATTTGTCTTTGCTAAGATGGAAGGCGAATTAACAATCTACATACACTATAATGTACGAGAAGATGCCATATTATTATTCGGGTTCCCAACAAGGGAAGAACAGAAATTGTTCCGTAAGCTAATTGAGGTGTCGGGTATTGGTCCAAAGGTTGCACTTGGCATATTAAGTGGGGGTAACCCTGATCTTGTGGTGTCTGCGATATATCAAGAGAATATAACATTCTTAACGAAGCTTCCGGGCATAGGTAAGAAGACTGCACAGCGGATGATTCTTGATTTGAAGGACAAGCTGGATGGATTCGCAACAAATGTGATTTCAGGAGGATTATTTACAGTTCCAGAACCGCAAGTTGGGGACGGCTCGGCTTGGTCTGAAGCTAGGGAAGGATTGAAAGCTTTAGGTTACACAGAAACGGAACTTGACGGAGTTTGGTTAAAGATCAAAGACGATGTCACATATGAAGAAACGGTAGACGTCTTAATGAAACGGGCGCTCAAACTGCTCTATGCGGGCTAA
- the ruvB gene encoding Holliday junction branch migration DNA helicase RuvB produces MEDRIISANLMMEDQAVELSLRPRYLAEYIGQNQVKENLKIYIEAAKMRNEALDHVLLYGPPGLGKTTLANIIANELGVNLRTTSGPAIERPGDLAALLTNLQEGDVLFIDEIHRLHRTVEEVMYPAMEDFALDIMIGKGPSARSVRLDLPPFTLIGATTRAGLLSAPLRDRFGVVSRLEFYSVDELSYIVSRGAEIFGIEIIGDAADEIALRARGTPRIANRLLKRVRDYAQVRGDGMITRDIADQALHMLQVDPRGLDQIDYKILHTMITSFRGGPVGLDTIAATIGEESQTIEDVYEPYLMQIGFLQRTPRGRMVTSTAYQHLGLPQPPQQN; encoded by the coding sequence ATGGAAGACCGAATTATTTCAGCAAACTTGATGATGGAAGATCAAGCAGTAGAGCTTAGTCTTCGCCCTCGCTATTTGGCAGAGTATATTGGTCAGAATCAAGTGAAGGAAAATCTGAAAATTTATATAGAAGCAGCTAAGATGCGTAACGAAGCCCTAGACCATGTGCTCCTATATGGCCCTCCAGGCCTTGGTAAAACGACGCTAGCCAATATTATTGCTAATGAGCTAGGTGTGAATTTACGAACAACCTCAGGTCCTGCTATTGAACGTCCGGGGGATTTGGCTGCATTACTAACTAATCTACAAGAGGGGGACGTACTATTTATTGATGAGATTCACCGTCTACATCGGACGGTAGAAGAAGTCATGTACCCCGCGATGGAGGATTTTGCATTAGATATAATGATCGGTAAGGGTCCTAGTGCTCGATCTGTCCGTTTGGATTTACCACCGTTTACATTGATAGGAGCTACAACACGTGCAGGACTATTATCAGCACCACTTCGAGACCGTTTCGGTGTAGTTAGCCGTCTAGAGTTCTATAGCGTAGATGAGTTGAGTTATATTGTGTCAAGAGGTGCTGAAATCTTTGGGATTGAAATTATCGGGGATGCAGCGGATGAAATTGCTCTAAGAGCAAGGGGAACCCCTCGTATTGCTAATCGGTTATTAAAACGTGTACGTGATTATGCGCAAGTACGTGGTGATGGGATGATTACAAGGGATATTGCGGATCAGGCACTCCATATGTTACAAGTAGACCCAAGAGGTTTAGATCAGATTGACTATAAAATACTTCATACGATGATTACGAGCTTTCGTGGAGGACCTGTAGGGTTAGATACGATCGCGGCTACGATAGGGGAAGAAAGTCAAACGATTGAAGATGTCTATGAACCTTATTTGATGCAGATTGGATTCCTACAACGAACTCCACGCGGTAGAATGGTAACTTCCACAGCGTATCAACATTTAGGATTACCACAACCACCTCAACAGAATTAA
- a CDS encoding LysM peptidoglycan-binding domain-containing protein, translating to MKIHMVKKGDTLYDLSQKYGISLDKLIEANPQLTDSNLLNVGDKVKIPSKSVSVSVPVSEEAVHKHVVKQGDSLWKISKAWGVSLKDMIDANPQLKNPNALLVGEIVNIPELALKDEIYFATSEGNVKEEGIIQEGKTFTGIKTETAPIQSEPPVIPQLPQLPVNISPIQEIPAPIQQIPTPVQENPVAPIAMKEEKVEMSQHLYFEFPVPTKEVVAQTPIMEKSQVNPGFTENAIYPGLAESNAQVQPQFEQPLCEQPYYEYQGYWQQPQYVQSSFPAYTQMTYDSPYNCNPNISPYGVPSVENTYGGYSDNLSAMPNLTAPTEMVPITDSNIYSCTHPYEWTFPPSFVQSNNLSPSNMSYGANISPYPQKVESQTIKDCGCHSREEDILKVNQQITQESNIETNKVQAESSVDTKKVVTDKKLETVKISSVKKEDDKSANKVGKTAPSKTNKKKSISKRHRNPWIKN from the coding sequence GTGAAAATACACATGGTTAAGAAGGGCGATACCCTGTATGACTTATCCCAAAAGTATGGAATCTCATTGGATAAGTTAATCGAGGCTAATCCGCAGCTCACAGATTCAAACCTGTTGAACGTAGGTGATAAAGTCAAAATTCCGTCGAAGTCTGTTTCTGTTTCTGTACCTGTATCTGAAGAAGCTGTCCATAAGCATGTTGTGAAGCAGGGAGATAGTCTGTGGAAAATATCTAAAGCATGGGGAGTATCGCTTAAGGATATGATCGATGCCAATCCCCAACTAAAGAACCCGAACGCCCTACTTGTTGGAGAGATTGTGAATATCCCTGAGCTAGCTTTGAAAGATGAAATTTACTTCGCAACATCAGAAGGTAACGTAAAGGAAGAAGGTATTATACAAGAGGGGAAAACATTTACTGGGATCAAAACAGAAACAGCTCCAATACAAAGTGAACCCCCAGTCATTCCGCAACTTCCACAGCTACCAGTTAATATTTCTCCTATTCAAGAAATACCAGCTCCAATCCAACAGATTCCAACTCCTGTACAAGAGAATCCAGTTGCGCCAATTGCTATGAAAGAAGAAAAAGTGGAAATGTCACAGCATTTATATTTTGAATTCCCAGTACCAACTAAGGAAGTAGTAGCGCAGACTCCTATCATGGAGAAATCTCAAGTGAACCCAGGCTTTACGGAAAATGCAATCTATCCTGGTTTAGCGGAAAGTAATGCACAAGTTCAACCGCAGTTCGAACAACCGTTATGTGAACAACCTTATTATGAGTATCAAGGATATTGGCAACAACCTCAATATGTTCAGTCGAGCTTCCCTGCGTATACACAAATGACTTATGACTCTCCATACAATTGTAACCCGAATATATCGCCCTATGGTGTTCCGTCCGTAGAAAATACTTATGGTGGTTATTCTGATAATCTGTCAGCAATGCCTAATTTAACGGCTCCAACAGAAATGGTACCGATAACCGATTCGAATATTTATTCTTGCACTCATCCATACGAGTGGACATTTCCACCGTCTTTCGTACAGAGTAACAATTTATCACCATCGAATATGTCATATGGAGCAAATATTTCGCCTTATCCACAAAAGGTAGAAAGTCAAACCATAAAAGATTGCGGTTGCCATAGTAGAGAAGAAGATATCTTAAAGGTAAATCAACAAATTACTCAGGAATCAAACATTGAGACTAATAAAGTTCAAGCCGAATCCTCTGTGGATACTAAAAAAGTAGTTACTGATAAAAAACTGGAGACTGTGAAAATTTCAAGCGTGAAAAAAGAAGATGACAAATCGGCAAATAAGGTAGGGAAAACTGCTCCAAGCAAGACAAACAAAAAAAAGAGCATCTCAAAAAGACACCGTAATCCATGGATAAAAAATTAA
- a CDS encoding branched-chain amino acid aminotransferase, which translates to MKDIQISIREDLKQKPDQDHLEFGQHFTDHMFLFDYNSEQGWHDPRIVPYGPIVLEPAAMVLHYGQAVFEGMKAFNTNNGNVLLFRPQKNMERLNQSNRRLEIPEIDEEFILHAIQTLINVDKEWIPSGKGTSLYIRPFIIATEPCLGVRAAHNYQLLVILSPVGAYYSEGLEPVKINVESSYSRAVRGGLGTAKAAGNYAASIKAQTEAKEAGYSQVLWLDALERKYVEEVGSMNIFFKINGTVITPELNGSILAGVTRDSIIELLTNWGITVEERRISMDEIYQAHKDHTLEEVFGTGTAAVISPVGELFWDDRQIIINDGCIGELSQQLYDTITGIQTGMVPDTLQWTVQV; encoded by the coding sequence ATGAAGGACATTCAAATCTCCATTAGAGAAGATCTTAAACAGAAGCCAGATCAAGATCATCTTGAATTTGGACAACACTTTACGGATCATATGTTTTTATTTGATTACAATTCCGAACAGGGTTGGCATGACCCTCGTATTGTCCCATATGGCCCTATCGTATTAGAACCAGCGGCGATGGTATTACACTATGGTCAAGCTGTGTTCGAAGGTATGAAGGCATTCAATACAAACAATGGCAACGTTCTTTTATTCAGACCCCAAAAGAATATGGAACGTTTAAATCAATCAAACCGCCGTCTTGAAATTCCAGAAATCGATGAAGAATTCATTCTACATGCTATTCAGACCCTAATAAATGTAGATAAAGAATGGATACCTTCTGGCAAAGGTACTTCTTTATATATTCGTCCTTTTATTATAGCGACTGAACCATGTCTTGGCGTAAGAGCTGCTCATAACTATCAACTACTAGTGATTTTATCTCCAGTTGGTGCTTACTATAGCGAAGGACTAGAGCCTGTTAAAATCAACGTAGAGTCCTCCTATTCCCGAGCTGTACGTGGTGGGTTAGGAACTGCCAAGGCAGCAGGTAACTATGCAGCAAGTATCAAAGCACAGACTGAGGCTAAAGAAGCAGGATATTCCCAAGTACTCTGGTTAGATGCACTAGAAAGAAAATATGTTGAAGAAGTTGGCAGCATGAACATATTCTTTAAAATTAATGGTACAGTCATTACACCAGAGTTGAACGGTAGCATTCTAGCAGGAGTAACTCGTGATTCCATCATTGAACTTTTGACTAATTGGGGAATAACAGTCGAAGAACGTCGGATTTCGATGGATGAAATCTACCAAGCCCATAAGGATCATACTTTAGAAGAAGTATTCGGAACAGGTACTGCGGCTGTCATTTCTCCTGTTGGTGAATTATTCTGGGATGATCGCCAAATAATCATTAATGATGGTTGTATTGGAGAACTGTCTCAACAGCTTTATGATACTATCACTGGGATTCAAACTGGAATGGTCCCTGATACACTTCAGTGGACAGTACAAGTATAA
- a CDS encoding SpoIID/LytB domain-containing protein — MIRDRKKKVLKSLTQWLLIVVIGLSCLNSPTGVMAAGFVPDTIRVAMFLDLGSTYKSVVPAVTLESESPWNAGVIGSAGYQQMVSLPANNQVRFSLDSFRVKVLETTDWKMAMEVSQKLSSTVDKPILFSSSLGGLPVYQLYTGMYATEQAGTDAVNRVNQTVGANLNGQVPSLKGNNHLSVGNFTTIDQAIEQQNMMFNAGYDARVAVQYPLTGGIQYGVWVGEAINVSELTILQQDINLVIPGIQLSTVDSSIPALILRQDVGLNTTALKTVDHYQISGESTKVWIPNQNNTMKVMERSKRSYRGNLEISSYNGQLSLINELPLEQYLYSVVGGETPSSWPAAALKSQAVAARSYAIFQKNKFKVADVVDTTLSQVYNGISTEAPSITQAVDDTKGEILVKDGKVVETIFSSNSGGVTADSSEVWNSNNNTFSSVTSEGDLSAENSLQMWYYVLLNNGLTGYIRADNVKELTSTTLAGLTQLTVTATNTNVRPIPQIQSTVEPIGKLNPGDMAVILDKVTESNSYSWIRGPYTSAELLKTMQGRSLSELPTTIRTLEITKRGPSGRVIELMVNGQFLNVRYPDQFRSALNGLPSTLFDIVSTGSYTVLGSDGATVQATNSSTSVISSSGINSLNGNTTVIMNGDSKAIVVDASEKFKFIGQGNGHGLGLSQWGAKGMADAGNDYQDILKHYYQNVTIVKE, encoded by the coding sequence ATGATTCGTGATAGAAAGAAAAAAGTCTTGAAGAGTTTGACACAATGGTTGCTAATTGTAGTTATTGGCTTGAGTTGCTTGAATAGTCCAACTGGAGTTATGGCAGCAGGATTTGTTCCAGATACGATAAGAGTGGCTATGTTTCTTGATTTGGGAAGCACTTATAAATCAGTTGTTCCAGCGGTTACTCTAGAATCTGAGTCACCTTGGAATGCCGGAGTCATAGGATCGGCTGGGTACCAGCAGATGGTGTCCTTACCAGCTAATAATCAAGTTCGATTTAGCTTAGATTCCTTTCGTGTAAAAGTATTGGAGACAACAGATTGGAAAATGGCGATGGAGGTATCACAGAAATTATCATCTACCGTGGATAAACCAATTCTATTTAGTTCATCATTAGGTGGACTCCCTGTATATCAATTGTATACTGGCATGTATGCTACTGAACAAGCAGGCACAGATGCTGTGAATCGCGTTAATCAAACAGTAGGCGCTAATCTGAATGGACAAGTCCCATCGTTAAAAGGAAATAATCATTTATCAGTAGGGAATTTTACTACGATAGATCAAGCTATTGAACAACAAAATATGATGTTTAATGCTGGGTATGACGCTAGGGTCGCAGTCCAATATCCACTTACTGGTGGAATACAATATGGGGTGTGGGTAGGCGAGGCAATAAACGTTAGTGAATTAACGATACTCCAACAAGATATCAATTTAGTTATACCAGGGATCCAATTATCGACTGTAGATTCATCCATTCCAGCATTGATTCTACGTCAGGACGTTGGACTTAATACAACTGCTCTCAAGACAGTTGATCATTATCAAATTAGCGGTGAATCTACAAAGGTATGGATTCCAAATCAAAACAATACGATGAAAGTTATGGAGAGATCAAAACGTAGTTATCGAGGGAATCTGGAAATAAGTTCATATAATGGTCAGCTATCGTTGATAAATGAACTACCCTTAGAACAATACTTGTATTCCGTTGTCGGAGGAGAAACTCCTTCATCATGGCCAGCAGCAGCACTGAAATCCCAAGCGGTAGCAGCAAGAAGTTATGCGATATTCCAAAAAAACAAATTTAAAGTGGCAGATGTGGTTGATACGACATTAAGCCAAGTCTATAACGGAATAAGTACGGAAGCACCTAGTATTACACAAGCTGTCGATGATACAAAGGGAGAAATTCTGGTTAAAGATGGTAAGGTGGTTGAGACGATCTTCTCATCTAATAGTGGTGGAGTTACTGCAGATTCTAGTGAAGTATGGAATAGCAACAATAATACTTTCTCAAGTGTCACAAGTGAAGGGGATTTATCCGCCGAGAATAGTTTGCAAATGTGGTATTATGTATTACTGAATAATGGACTTACAGGTTACATTCGTGCAGATAATGTGAAAGAATTGACCAGTACAACTTTAGCAGGACTAACTCAACTAACCGTAACAGCGACAAATACGAATGTCCGCCCCATACCCCAAATTCAATCAACTGTAGAACCAATTGGTAAACTTAACCCTGGGGATATGGCAGTTATTCTTGATAAAGTTACAGAATCGAACTCATACTCTTGGATCAGAGGCCCTTATACCTCAGCAGAGTTACTTAAGACTATGCAAGGAAGGTCTTTATCAGAATTACCTACTACGATCCGTACATTAGAAATTACGAAAAGGGGACCTTCTGGCCGGGTTATTGAACTAATGGTGAATGGTCAATTTTTAAATGTTAGGTATCCAGATCAATTTAGATCAGCACTAAATGGATTACCGAGTACATTATTTGATATTGTATCCACTGGAAGTTATACTGTATTAGGTTCAGATGGTGCAACGGTACAAGCAACTAATTCATCTACTTCTGTGATCTCTTCATCGGGAATTAATAGTTTAAATGGGAATACGACAGTCATCATGAATGGTGATTCTAAGGCGATTGTAGTGGATGCAAGTGAGAAATTTAAATTTATTGGGCAAGGAAACGGACATGGACTTGGACTTTCTCAATGGGGAGCCAAAGGCATGGCAGATGCAGGGAATGATTATCAGGATATTTTGAAACACTATTATCAAAATGTCACTATTGTTAAGGAATGA
- a CDS encoding BofC C-terminal domain-containing protein codes for MNASKLKKRIKRNWKWWKRQVGTIAICLIIATMIWWSMQISEKIQSLLNSKPQIAVETLQYLQQTEWMDQTEDDSQFLQRLNNTGKFHKVVIQKNYICGREESVIDQMSSDDIAGLLRDNPTWKGYFTADEDVWLVESIEDLSPACKQKAYISMDDKGNLTLFEGPPKQEKVLKTFFQLDINSMESALPEGVLEQLYEGIRIQDIDEYNSVISTFSDYAQEYSENVMKRAD; via the coding sequence ATGAACGCTTCAAAGCTAAAAAAAAGGATAAAGAGAAATTGGAAATGGTGGAAGCGTCAAGTAGGGACCATAGCAATATGCCTAATCATAGCAACGATGATATGGTGGAGTATGCAGATATCTGAAAAAATTCAATCATTATTAAATTCGAAGCCGCAAATTGCGGTAGAAACCTTACAATACCTACAACAAACAGAATGGATGGATCAAACCGAAGACGATTCTCAATTTTTACAAAGATTAAATAACACTGGAAAATTTCATAAGGTAGTTATTCAAAAAAACTATATATGTGGTCGTGAAGAAAGTGTTATTGATCAGATGAGTTCAGATGATATTGCTGGACTATTGCGGGATAATCCCACTTGGAAAGGCTACTTTACTGCAGATGAAGATGTATGGTTAGTGGAATCAATTGAGGATCTATCACCTGCATGTAAACAAAAAGCTTATATAAGTATGGATGATAAAGGGAATCTAACTTTATTCGAAGGACCTCCTAAACAAGAAAAGGTACTAAAGACATTTTTTCAACTTGATATTAATTCGATGGAATCGGCACTTCCTGAAGGTGTATTAGAACAATTATATGAAGGAATTCGAATTCAAGATATTGATGAATACAATAGTGTTATATCCACTTTCAGTGATTATGCACAAGAATATTCGGAGAATGTAATGAAGCGAGCAGATTAA
- the ruvC gene encoding crossover junction endodeoxyribonuclease RuvC — protein MRILGIDPGIAIVGFGFVDKVGSKVTPVQYGCIQTEAHTPEEDRLLHVYEGIVQLIDKYKPDAVAFEKLFFNRNVTTAMIVSQARGVMILAAVQKGLPVAEYTPLQVKQAIVGYGKAEKKQVQEMVRIYLHLKEIPKPDDVADALAVAICHAHSSTLNSKLKEVLGK, from the coding sequence TTGCGCATTTTAGGGATTGATCCGGGTATCGCCATTGTCGGATTTGGTTTTGTAGACAAGGTAGGAAGTAAGGTCACTCCGGTTCAATATGGTTGTATTCAGACAGAAGCCCATACACCAGAAGAAGATCGGTTGCTACATGTATATGAAGGTATAGTACAATTAATAGATAAATATAAGCCAGATGCCGTTGCATTCGAGAAACTTTTCTTCAATCGTAATGTAACGACGGCAATGATTGTAAGCCAAGCACGTGGTGTCATGATTCTGGCTGCGGTGCAAAAGGGACTACCAGTCGCTGAATATACGCCCTTACAAGTAAAACAAGCTATTGTAGGATATGGGAAGGCAGAGAAAAAACAAGTCCAGGAAATGGTACGAATATATCTTCACCTGAAGGAAATTCCTAAACCGGATGATGTTGCTGATGCTCTGGCTGTAGCTATATGCCATGCCCATTCTTCCACACTAAATTCGAAGTTAAAAGAGGTATTGGGGAAATGA
- the pheA gene encoding prephenate dehydratase, whose amino-acid sequence MKKIALLPEGSVSHEAVLHLFGDEPVELLYYKLISDVFLSTVQGKSDYSVIPIENTIEGSVSLHMDWLVNEVDIPMQAEWVYPSIQNLIGKQEQFLSDSGELDYSKITKILSHPVASAQCQQFIRKYAPQAEVENVGSTSEAVHIVKNNPGQGWAAIGTALGAATHELDVMAKRVTDHDNNFTRFVLIGPEPISFVRPNEQIKTSVTVTLPEDFPGALHQVLSAFAWRRLNLSRIESRPTKKKLGNYYFYIDILDEVNSILLQAAIAEIEALGCQVRVLGSYPCYKFESHVRV is encoded by the coding sequence ATGAAGAAAATAGCGTTACTACCAGAAGGATCCGTCTCACATGAGGCTGTACTTCATTTATTCGGAGATGAACCTGTAGAATTATTATATTACAAGCTGATATCTGATGTGTTTCTTTCGACCGTACAGGGGAAAAGTGATTACAGTGTTATCCCGATCGAGAATACAATAGAAGGTTCAGTAAGTTTGCATATGGATTGGCTTGTAAATGAGGTTGATATTCCGATGCAGGCAGAATGGGTGTATCCATCTATTCAAAATTTGATTGGTAAACAGGAACAGTTTCTTTCAGATTCAGGAGAGTTAGATTACAGCAAAATCACTAAGATCTTATCTCATCCGGTTGCGTCGGCACAATGTCAGCAGTTTATTCGTAAATATGCTCCCCAAGCAGAAGTAGAAAACGTGGGGAGTACATCAGAAGCGGTTCATATCGTGAAAAATAATCCCGGTCAGGGATGGGCAGCTATAGGTACGGCGCTTGGTGCGGCAACACATGAATTGGATGTGATGGCTAAAAGGGTAACGGATCATGACAATAACTTTACCAGATTTGTTCTCATTGGTCCTGAACCTATAAGTTTTGTACGGCCAAACGAGCAAATCAAAACGAGTGTTACCGTGACATTGCCAGAAGATTTTCCAGGTGCGCTTCATCAAGTTCTGTCCGCTTTTGCATGGAGAAGACTTAATTTATCACGAATTGAATCCCGCCCTACAAAAAAGAAACTTGGTAATTATTATTTCTATATTGATATCTTGGATGAAGTTAATTCAATTTTGTTACAAGCTGCCATAGCTGAGATTGAAGCATTGGGTTGCCAGGTGAGGGTACTAGGTTCTTATCCATGCTATAAATTTGAGAGTCATGTAAGGGTGTAA
- the thrB gene encoding homoserine kinase, producing the protein MNRTKGVRIKVPASTANLGPGFDTLGMALSLYSWVEMKESESTCIRLYGDNMKGLPKDKNNLMYRVAQLIFDEVGVSIPELEISMYSEVPLTRGLGSSASAIVGGMVAANALIGSPLSNEKLFDMATSLEGHPDNVGASLFGGIITAVWDGVHADHIKLEPHADLEVLVIIPDFQLSTSEARQVLPSHISREDAVYNISRSSLLVAALSSGRFDLIGKAMSDRLHQPYRASLVPGMVSILEEAPNRGALGVALSGAGPTLLAIVDRQNLHKKDLESYLLDTMKSYGILATARWLNPSTEGATNLAIVESDLFVDLIKGEVEV; encoded by the coding sequence ATGAATAGAACTAAAGGTGTTCGTATTAAAGTTCCTGCAAGTACAGCGAACTTAGGACCGGGATTTGATACGTTAGGTATGGCTTTATCTTTATACTCATGGGTAGAGATGAAAGAGTCGGAGTCTACTTGTATTCGTTTGTATGGTGATAATATGAAGGGGTTACCTAAGGACAAAAATAATTTAATGTATCGTGTAGCACAACTTATTTTTGATGAGGTAGGGGTGTCTATTCCTGAACTGGAGATATCTATGTATTCCGAAGTCCCCTTAACGAGGGGTCTTGGTAGTAGCGCCTCGGCTATTGTTGGAGGTATGGTTGCAGCAAATGCTTTAATTGGTTCACCACTTTCCAATGAGAAATTGTTTGATATGGCTACAAGTCTAGAAGGACATCCAGATAATGTAGGTGCGTCTTTGTTTGGCGGTATTATTACTGCTGTATGGGATGGAGTACATGCTGATCATATTAAACTCGAGCCACATGCGGATTTAGAGGTGTTGGTTATCATTCCGGATTTTCAACTTTCTACCTCGGAGGCTCGACAAGTATTACCTAGTCATATTAGTCGAGAAGATGCGGTATATAATATAAGTCGATCATCATTGTTAGTGGCTGCTCTCTCTAGTGGAAGATTTGATCTAATCGGAAAGGCGATGTCTGATCGATTACATCAACCATATCGTGCAAGTTTAGTGCCTGGAATGGTATCTATTTTGGAAGAAGCTCCTAATCGTGGTGCACTTGGTGTTGCATTAAGTGGAGCTGGTCCAACGTTGTTGGCTATAGTGGATCGTCAGAATCTTCATAAAAAAGATTTGGAATCTTATTTGTTGGATACGATGAAGTCATATGGTATTCTAGCAACTGCAAGATGGCTTAATCCATCTACTGAGGGTGCTACTAACCTTGCAATAGTGGAATCTGACCTATTCGTGGACTTGATAAAAGGGGAAGTTGAAGTATGA